In Amycolatopsis jiangsuensis, the following proteins share a genomic window:
- the thpD gene encoding ectoine hydroxylase, with amino-acid sequence MTLMDTRVDDGYPTRITGTPERLPRVHPTVWGSEADGPIDAATLANHDAKGYTVTEGLLSPGEVQTYWQELVRLSSGDGVADDERVITEARTGEVRSIFDVHETSELIAELVRDPRVLDRARQILGSEVYIHQSRVNYMPGFKGSGFYWHSDFETWHAEDGMPIPRAVSCSIALTDNYVFNGGLMVMPGSQRTFVQCAGETPEDNYKSSLKDQRVGVPREDDITAMAAEHGIDQFTGAAGSALWFDSNIMHGSSNNITPYPRSNIFLVFNSVENALQEPFAAGAPRPSFIAGRDSTPVTR; translated from the coding sequence GTGACGCTGATGGACACCCGGGTCGACGACGGCTATCCGACCCGGATCACCGGTACGCCGGAGCGGCTTCCGCGCGTGCACCCCACGGTGTGGGGTTCCGAGGCAGACGGCCCCATCGACGCCGCCACCCTGGCGAACCACGACGCCAAGGGTTACACGGTCACCGAAGGCCTGCTGTCCCCCGGTGAGGTCCAAACGTACTGGCAGGAGCTGGTCCGGCTGTCGTCCGGCGACGGCGTTGCCGACGACGAGCGGGTGATCACCGAGGCTCGCACCGGTGAGGTCCGGTCGATCTTCGATGTGCACGAGACGTCCGAGCTGATCGCCGAACTGGTCCGGGATCCGCGGGTGCTCGACCGGGCCCGGCAGATCCTCGGCTCCGAGGTCTACATCCACCAGAGCCGGGTCAACTACATGCCCGGGTTCAAGGGCTCCGGCTTCTACTGGCATTCGGACTTCGAGACGTGGCACGCCGAGGACGGCATGCCCATACCGCGTGCGGTCAGCTGCTCCATCGCGCTCACCGACAACTACGTGTTCAACGGCGGGCTCATGGTCATGCCGGGTTCGCAGCGCACGTTCGTGCAGTGCGCGGGCGAGACGCCGGAGGACAACTACAAGAGCTCGCTGAAGGACCAGCGGGTGGGCGTACCGCGGGAGGACGACATCACCGCGATGGCGGCCGAGCACGGGATCGACCAGTTCACCGGCGCCGCTGGCTCGGCGCTGTGGTTCGACTCGAACATCATGCACGGCTCGTCGAACAACATCACCCCGTACCCGCGGTCGAACATCTTCCTGGTCTTCAACAGCGTGGAGAACGCGCTGCAGGAGCCGTTCGCGGCCGGTGCGCCGCGGCCGTCGTTCATCGCCGGACGGGACAGCACACCGGTCACCCGGTGA
- a CDS encoding AfsR/SARP family transcriptional regulator yields the protein MADAGARVELLGPVRLLDGARTVPIGGPAVKGLLALLALRVGKIVPLEEIIDALWGHDPPATARTIVHGNVSHLRRILRQLRTGPVAEIHTSPPGYQLAVAPERIDVHRARALFDRATLEPPEGASRLLAEALALWQGPALSGVPDSVRAPELADLRLAIHGARIDADLRLGRHNELIVELSPIVRADPLAERTAAQLMRALYHAGRRGEALELYRTVFRATLRTLGVEPGVDLRWLHERVLNDDLVAQEDAAPVSVVAAATPAQLPPALPALAGREADLAWLDGLPGGVAVVSGTAGVGKSALVVWWAHRAARHFPDGVLFASLHGFDPHHAPREPGDLLAQFLLGLGVPADEVPEPLPERVALYRSLIAGRRMLVLLDDARSAEQVRPLLPPGPGSRTVVTSRSRLEALAVSDAAKLRVLGTLAADDAVRVIEELAGPADFDLNHALARLCGYLPLALRIAGARLAASPQWTTEDLVAELGNERTRLAALDVTGADDGVRAAFDVSFRGLPGELAHTLLRLGAVPGRQIGPHLAAAVAEIPVAQARRELRTLAAQSLLTETARDVFAPHDLVRLYLRDLAETELTPQERAAVLDRAVRYYQAASDTARRKMLRIVDPLDLTGLVAPESLPPLRTFDEAQDWFAAEWPTLLAVLDAAYARQRYADVWRLARVGHTYRVVCPLYEDWSRLVDIGLGAAEAADEPLGVCWMLISRCAIALTFELSRGSLEDAERAVALAGELGDERSLAVARIHLGSVLTLLGRYDEAIACLLETAAEAERAGDLELRGQALNNCAETEKRAGRTVEAIGHELASLEIDRELGDDSYAVVSLNNLAELHLDIGELDTAERYATEAVSLAVTRQFELQEGILRVTLARILRAKPAVGQARAEYGRALDLYERMNPRHIQALRQEAAELN from the coding sequence ATGGCCGACGCCGGCGCGCGGGTCGAACTGCTCGGCCCGGTGCGGCTGCTCGACGGCGCCCGGACGGTCCCGATCGGCGGCCCCGCGGTCAAGGGACTGCTGGCCCTGCTCGCCCTGCGGGTGGGCAAGATCGTGCCGCTCGAGGAGATCATCGACGCGCTGTGGGGCCACGATCCGCCCGCCACGGCGCGGACCATCGTGCACGGCAACGTCTCGCACCTGCGCCGGATCCTGCGGCAGCTGCGGACCGGCCCGGTCGCGGAGATCCACACCAGCCCGCCCGGCTACCAGCTCGCCGTGGCACCCGAGCGGATCGACGTGCACCGTGCGCGGGCGTTGTTCGACCGCGCCACGCTCGAACCACCCGAGGGCGCGTCCCGGTTGCTGGCCGAGGCACTCGCGCTGTGGCAGGGCCCCGCCCTGTCCGGAGTGCCCGATTCGGTCCGTGCGCCGGAATTGGCGGATCTGCGGCTGGCGATCCACGGCGCGCGGATCGACGCGGATCTGCGGCTGGGCAGGCACAACGAGCTGATCGTGGAGCTGAGCCCGATCGTGCGGGCCGATCCGCTGGCCGAACGCACCGCCGCCCAGCTGATGCGGGCGCTCTACCACGCGGGCCGTCGCGGGGAGGCGCTCGAGCTGTATCGCACGGTTTTCCGCGCCACCCTGCGCACGCTCGGCGTGGAACCCGGCGTGGACCTGCGCTGGCTGCACGAGCGGGTGCTCAACGACGACCTCGTGGCGCAGGAGGACGCGGCGCCGGTTTCCGTGGTCGCCGCCGCGACGCCCGCGCAGCTGCCTCCCGCGTTGCCCGCGCTCGCCGGGCGCGAGGCCGACCTGGCCTGGCTCGACGGGCTGCCCGGCGGTGTCGCCGTGGTGTCCGGGACGGCCGGGGTCGGCAAGAGCGCGCTGGTGGTGTGGTGGGCGCATCGCGCGGCCCGGCATTTCCCGGACGGGGTGCTGTTCGCGTCGTTGCACGGGTTCGATCCGCACCACGCACCGCGGGAGCCGGGGGATCTGCTCGCCCAGTTCCTGCTCGGGCTCGGGGTGCCGGCCGACGAGGTGCCGGAGCCACTGCCCGAACGGGTCGCGCTGTACCGGTCGCTGATCGCCGGGCGCCGGATGCTCGTGCTGCTCGACGACGCGCGTTCGGCCGAACAGGTGCGTCCGCTGCTGCCGCCGGGCCCGGGGTCGAGGACGGTGGTCACCAGCCGGTCGCGGCTGGAAGCGCTGGCGGTGTCCGACGCGGCGAAGCTGCGGGTGCTGGGCACCCTCGCGGCCGACGACGCGGTGCGGGTGATCGAGGAGCTCGCCGGTCCCGCCGACTTCGACCTCAACCACGCGCTCGCCCGGCTGTGCGGGTACCTGCCGCTGGCGCTGCGGATCGCCGGTGCCCGGCTCGCCGCGAGTCCACAGTGGACCACCGAGGATCTGGTGGCGGAGCTGGGCAACGAACGGACCCGGCTGGCCGCGCTGGACGTGACCGGTGCCGACGACGGCGTGCGCGCGGCGTTCGACGTCTCGTTCCGCGGACTGCCCGGCGAGCTCGCGCACACGTTGCTGCGACTCGGCGCGGTGCCCGGCAGGCAGATCGGCCCGCACCTGGCCGCGGCGGTCGCGGAGATCCCGGTGGCACAGGCCCGGCGCGAACTGCGCACGCTCGCCGCGCAGAGTCTGCTCACCGAAACCGCGCGTGATGTCTTCGCGCCTCATGACCTCGTCCGGCTGTACTTGCGCGACCTGGCGGAAACGGAGCTGACCCCGCAGGAGCGTGCGGCTGTCCTGGACCGCGCGGTGCGCTACTACCAGGCGGCGTCCGACACCGCGCGCCGGAAGATGCTGCGTATCGTCGACCCGCTCGACCTGACCGGTCTCGTCGCCCCCGAATCGCTTCCGCCGCTGCGCACGTTCGACGAGGCGCAGGACTGGTTCGCCGCGGAATGGCCCACTTTGCTGGCGGTGCTGGACGCCGCGTACGCGCGGCAGCGGTACGCCGACGTCTGGCGGCTGGCGCGCGTGGGGCACACCTATCGGGTGGTCTGCCCGCTGTACGAGGACTGGAGCCGCCTCGTCGACATCGGGCTGGGCGCTGCCGAGGCCGCGGACGAACCGCTCGGGGTCTGCTGGATGCTGATCTCCCGATGCGCGATCGCGCTGACTTTCGAGCTGTCGCGAGGAAGTCTCGAGGACGCCGAACGCGCGGTCGCGCTGGCGGGCGAGCTGGGCGACGAACGGTCGCTGGCCGTGGCGAGGATCCACCTCGGCAGCGTGCTGACGCTGCTCGGCCGTTACGACGAGGCGATCGCGTGCCTGCTGGAAACCGCCGCTGAGGCGGAGCGGGCCGGCGACCTGGAGCTGCGCGGGCAGGCGCTCAACAACTGCGCGGAGACCGAGAAACGTGCCGGCCGTACGGTCGAGGCGATCGGACACGAACTGGCGTCGCTGGAAATCGACCGCGAACTCGGCGACGACAGTTACGCGGTGGTATCCCTGAACAACCTCGCCGAACTCCACCTGGACATCGGCGAGCTGGACACCGCGGAACGCTATGCGACCGAAGCGGTTTCGCTTGCCGTGACGCGACAGTTCGAGCTGCAGGAAGGAATTCTGCGGGTCACGCTGGCCCGGATCCTGCGTGCGAAGCCGGCGGTCGGCCAGGCCCGCGCGGAATACGGGCGGGCGCTCGACCTGTACGAGCGAATGAATCCTCGGCACATTCAGGCACTGCGGCAGGAAGCCGCGGAGCTGAATTAG
- a CDS encoding VOC family protein: protein MGSVKQFQVTFDCAEPERVARFWCDVLGYVVPPPPEGFATWTDFDRSLPPEHQGSAFACVDPTGVGPRLFFQRVPEGKVVKNRVHLDVRAGTGLVGDERLATLEAECTRLVALGAVRVQLLAADGVEESCIVMQDVEGNEFCLD, encoded by the coding sequence ATGGGGTCGGTGAAGCAGTTTCAGGTCACTTTCGATTGTGCGGAACCCGAGCGGGTCGCCCGCTTCTGGTGCGACGTGCTGGGGTACGTGGTGCCGCCACCCCCGGAGGGGTTCGCCACCTGGACGGACTTCGATCGCTCACTTCCGCCGGAGCACCAGGGTTCGGCGTTCGCCTGCGTCGATCCCACCGGGGTCGGCCCGCGGCTGTTCTTCCAGCGCGTCCCCGAAGGCAAGGTCGTCAAGAACCGGGTGCACCTCGACGTGCGGGCCGGCACCGGGCTCGTCGGGGACGAACGCCTCGCCACCCTCGAGGCCGAATGCACGCGGCTGGTCGCGCTCGGCGCGGTCCGCGTGCAGCTGCTGGCCGCCGACGGTGTGGAAGAGTCCTGCATCGTGATGCAGGACGTCGAGGGCAACGAGTTCTGCCTCGACTGA
- a CDS encoding DUF6932 family protein, which produces MALPHWTPHHLLPPGRHDADLADVYERLVYDAPHQNEREILFSALNSYLGVARRVITSGRAWLGGAFVTRTSYPPPGVDVVLLPDDWGALKRLDDSGRTALYGLLTLRGVIVGQPAMYLDQIQPVGGILDGFLCRPGDEDVWESVWAEGGRGIPEMVW; this is translated from the coding sequence ATGGCGCTCCCGCACTGGACCCCGCACCACCTGCTGCCTCCCGGCCGGCACGACGCCGACCTGGCCGACGTCTACGAGCGGCTGGTGTACGACGCACCGCACCAGAACGAGCGCGAAATCCTGTTCAGCGCCCTCAACAGCTACCTCGGGGTCGCCCGACGGGTGATCACTTCCGGGCGCGCCTGGCTCGGCGGCGCCTTCGTGACCCGGACCTCGTACCCGCCGCCCGGCGTCGACGTGGTGCTGCTCCCGGACGACTGGGGTGCGCTCAAAAGGCTCGACGACAGCGGGCGTACCGCGTTGTACGGCCTGCTCACGCTGCGTGGCGTGATCGTCGGGCAACCCGCGATGTACCTCGATCAGATCCAGCCGGTCGGCGGGATCCTCGACGGCTTCCTGTGCCGTCCTGGCGACGAGGACGTGTGGGAATCGGTGTGGGCCGAGGGCGGCCGCGGTATTCCGGAGATGGTGTGGTGA
- a CDS encoding LapA family protein — translation MLWLFGQIWLWLLVSFLLGAAVMWLLTRMARPRAEGAGATEAARPEPSRPPAEPPAPTDAEQTHYLPPVEESPHDDFGYHDSGYHEEDPGRVYNDYPEIDPDEPYPPRDAVGYPEPEPRLSGELDWPADEEYADDWPHEDEPAQRRPGRSG, via the coding sequence ATGCTGTGGCTCTTCGGGCAGATCTGGCTGTGGCTGCTCGTCTCGTTCCTGCTCGGGGCGGCGGTGATGTGGCTGCTCACCCGGATGGCCCGGCCCCGGGCCGAGGGTGCCGGCGCGACCGAGGCCGCCCGGCCGGAACCGTCGCGTCCCCCCGCGGAACCCCCCGCCCCGACCGACGCCGAGCAAACGCACTACCTCCCGCCGGTCGAGGAAAGCCCGCACGACGACTTCGGCTACCACGATTCCGGCTACCACGAGGAGGACCCCGGCCGCGTCTACAACGACTACCCGGAGATCGACCCGGACGAGCCGTACCCGCCGCGGGACGCCGTCGGCTACCCCGAACCCGAGCCGCGGCTGTCCGGAGAGCTTGACTGGCCCGCGGACGAGGAGTACGCGGACGACTGGCCCCACGAGGACGAACCCGCGCAACGCCGACCTGGACGCAGTGGCTGA
- a CDS encoding OmpA/MotB family protein: MSGARGWFRLIPVAVLVTALLAGLATWLRADGIEADLAGRARSALDSAGIRGGEVRFSGRQATLEGVPAEQSGRALGIVQGVEGVESAQASGGAGPATSPPMPSTSAAPSSPPPSSPAPPSTPPTDRAGIQAELDRKLADTPITFEPDSARLTDEGEKAARELAPLFRDAPNSLRYRITGHVADGPGGRSAARKLSRNRALTVVRLLIREDVPADRLLALGTSTTPEGSGSDDDRRVEITVEQR; the protein is encoded by the coding sequence ATGTCCGGTGCACGTGGGTGGTTTCGCCTGATCCCCGTCGCGGTGCTGGTCACGGCGCTGCTCGCGGGTCTGGCCACCTGGTTGCGGGCGGACGGCATCGAGGCCGACCTCGCCGGCCGCGCTCGCTCGGCGCTGGATTCGGCGGGCATTCGAGGTGGCGAGGTCCGGTTCTCCGGCAGGCAGGCCACCCTCGAAGGTGTCCCCGCCGAACAGAGCGGCCGCGCGCTCGGCATCGTGCAGGGCGTCGAGGGGGTCGAATCGGCGCAGGCGTCCGGCGGTGCCGGGCCGGCCACGTCGCCGCCGATGCCCAGCACCAGCGCGGCGCCGAGCAGCCCACCGCCGAGTTCGCCCGCCCCGCCGTCCACGCCGCCGACCGATCGGGCCGGCATCCAGGCCGAACTGGACCGGAAGCTCGCGGACACGCCGATCACCTTCGAACCGGACAGCGCGCGGCTCACCGACGAAGGCGAGAAGGCCGCCCGAGAGCTCGCGCCGCTGTTCCGCGATGCCCCGAACAGCCTGCGCTACCGCATCACCGGGCACGTCGCGGACGGTCCGGGTGGCCGCAGTGCCGCGCGCAAGCTTTCCCGCAACCGTGCGCTGACGGTGGTGCGGCTGCTGATCCGCGAGGACGTGCCGGCCGACCGGCTGCTCGCGCTCGGCACCAGCACCACGCCGGAGGGCTCCGGCTCGGACGACGACCGGCGCGTCGAGATCACAGTCGAACAGAGGTGA
- a CDS encoding SGNH/GDSL hydrolase family protein produces the protein MFGIDSYVAVGDSFTEGLNDERDDGTFGGWADRLAQMLAGGEPGFQYANLALRGKMLDEIMAEQLPIALELKPDLVTLCAGGNDVIVPGADVDAIAARFEAGVAALREAGIPVVIFNGPDTKALSVMSVLRGKVAIYNTHLWAIAARHGAKMVDLWTMAPLHDRRAWSDDRLHFTPDAHRRIALLTAEVLGVPVTEDWRDPYPVSTEPATWINSRRSDLTWTKVHLLPWIRRQLRGESMGDGLSPKRPQLAPLLPAESVPLDLEMRNNATAS, from the coding sequence GTGTTCGGGATCGACAGTTACGTGGCGGTCGGCGACAGCTTCACCGAAGGCCTCAACGACGAGCGGGACGACGGCACTTTCGGCGGCTGGGCCGACCGGCTGGCCCAGATGCTGGCTGGTGGGGAGCCCGGGTTCCAGTACGCGAACCTGGCGCTGCGCGGGAAGATGCTCGACGAGATCATGGCGGAGCAGCTCCCGATCGCACTCGAACTCAAACCCGATCTGGTCACCCTGTGTGCTGGCGGCAACGACGTGATCGTGCCCGGCGCGGACGTGGACGCCATCGCCGCGCGGTTCGAGGCCGGGGTGGCCGCGCTGCGCGAGGCGGGCATCCCGGTGGTGATCTTCAACGGCCCGGACACCAAGGCGCTGTCGGTGATGAGCGTGCTCCGCGGCAAGGTCGCCATCTACAACACCCACCTGTGGGCGATCGCGGCCCGGCACGGCGCGAAAATGGTCGACCTGTGGACCATGGCCCCGCTGCACGACCGCCGTGCCTGGAGCGACGACCGGCTGCACTTCACACCGGACGCGCACCGCCGGATCGCCCTGCTCACGGCGGAGGTACTGGGCGTCCCGGTCACCGAGGACTGGCGTGACCCGTACCCGGTGAGCACCGAGCCGGCCACCTGGATCAACTCCCGCCGCTCGGACCTCACCTGGACCAAGGTGCACCTGCTGCCCTGGATCCGCCGCCAGCTCCGAGGCGAGTCGATGGGCGACGGCCTCTCCCCGAAACGCCCCCAGCTCGCGCCCCTGCTGCCCGCCGAGAGCGTCCCGCTGGACCTCGAGATGCGGAACAACGCCACCGCGTCCTGA
- a CDS encoding DUF3159 domain-containing protein: MTTAKPERESLTQILGGRRGAIDASIPPFAFVVGWLATGRSISWGAIVAIGVAVVLGGYRLLRGDKARAVVVSLAAVVIAALIALHTGRAEDFFLLQLLSNAASALLFAASVVVRWPLLGVIVGLLLGQKTRWRRDPALLRAYSWASWVWVLQYLLRVVVYGLLWWAGQVVALGVARTVLSWPLVAATVAVSGWVLYKALPDDHPGLRPARAEPPGT; this comes from the coding sequence ATCACCACCGCCAAGCCCGAACGTGAGTCGCTCACCCAGATCCTCGGTGGGCGGCGCGGGGCGATCGACGCCAGTATTCCGCCGTTCGCGTTCGTCGTCGGGTGGCTGGCCACCGGGCGGTCGATCTCGTGGGGGGCGATCGTCGCGATCGGGGTCGCGGTGGTGCTCGGCGGCTACCGGCTGCTGCGCGGGGACAAGGCGCGCGCGGTGGTGGTGAGCCTCGCCGCGGTGGTGATCGCCGCGTTGATCGCCTTGCACACCGGGCGTGCGGAGGACTTCTTCCTGCTGCAGCTGCTGTCGAACGCGGCGAGTGCGCTGCTGTTCGCGGCGAGCGTGGTGGTGCGCTGGCCGTTGCTCGGCGTGATCGTGGGATTGCTGCTGGGGCAGAAAACCCGTTGGCGGCGCGATCCCGCGCTGCTGCGCGCCTATTCGTGGGCGAGCTGGGTGTGGGTGCTGCAGTACCTGCTGCGCGTGGTGGTCTACGGGCTGCTGTGGTGGGCCGGACAGGTGGTGGCTCTCGGGGTGGCGCGCACCGTGCTCTCCTGGCCGCTGGTCGCCGCGACCGTGGCGGTGAGCGGCTGGGTGCTGTACAAGGCCCTGCCCGACGACCACCCCGGTCTGCGGCCGGCCCGCGCCGAACCACCGGGCACATGA
- a CDS encoding N-acetylglucosamine kinase, which translates to MSVVVGVDAGGTSTRAIVVDATGAVLGSASDGGANPNAHAPAAAAARIAGAISSALAGRHDVAAAVIGMAGVSKLGDPAVAADFIAAWKRIGLGDVVRTIADAEVAYASATSAPDGTVLVAGTGSIAGRIRGRRMTATAGGHGWLLGDEGSAFWLGREAVRATLTALERGFDLAGLPAAVLAEAFGPSAVDGTTSDGPARLALARALITRANAEPPVRLARFAPLVSAAAHAGDPVATEIVTQAAAQLVKTARATREPEEKTPIVLVGSVLAGDSPVGTQVRAQLAGFDVLTSSDGVLGAAWLAAVDAWGEGVPRPRRD; encoded by the coding sequence GTGAGTGTGGTCGTCGGCGTGGACGCCGGTGGTACGTCGACCCGCGCGATCGTGGTCGACGCCACCGGCGCCGTACTCGGCTCGGCCTCGGACGGCGGTGCGAACCCCAACGCGCACGCGCCGGCCGCGGCCGCCGCGCGGATCGCCGGCGCGATCTCCTCGGCGCTGGCGGGCCGCCACGACGTGGCCGCCGCCGTGATCGGGATGGCCGGGGTGAGCAAACTGGGCGATCCGGCGGTCGCCGCGGATTTCATCGCGGCATGGAAAAGGATCGGGCTCGGCGACGTCGTCCGCACGATCGCCGACGCCGAGGTCGCCTACGCCTCGGCGACGTCCGCGCCGGACGGCACCGTGCTCGTCGCCGGGACCGGTTCCATCGCCGGCCGCATCCGCGGTCGCCGGATGACCGCGACCGCCGGCGGGCACGGATGGCTGCTCGGGGACGAGGGTTCGGCGTTCTGGCTCGGCCGCGAGGCGGTACGGGCCACGCTGACCGCGCTGGAACGCGGCTTCGACCTCGCCGGGCTCCCCGCCGCGGTGCTGGCCGAGGCGTTCGGACCGTCCGCAGTGGACGGCACCACTTCGGACGGTCCGGCCCGGCTCGCCCTCGCGCGGGCGCTGATCACCCGGGCCAACGCCGAACCCCCGGTGCGGCTGGCCCGGTTCGCCCCGCTGGTGAGTGCCGCGGCGCACGCCGGAGACCCGGTGGCTACGGAAATCGTGACCCAGGCCGCTGCACAGTTGGTGAAAACGGCGCGCGCCACGCGCGAGCCGGAAGAAAAAACCCCGATCGTGCTCGTCGGCAGCGTGCTCGCCGGGGACAGCCCGGTCGGCACGCAGGTGCGTGCCCAGCTCGCCGGATTCGACGTCCTGACCAGCTCCGATGGTGTTCTCGGCGCGGCATGGCTGGCCGCTGTGGACGCCTGGGGCGAGGGCGTACCCCGGCCCCGCCGGGACTGA
- a CDS encoding SIS domain-containing protein encodes MTRQHPGEHMAAEISEQPAVLAGLVERRAGIADVAEKISQKPPRFALLAARGSSDHAALYAKYLIEVLLGLPAGLVSPSTATLYGARPDLRDVLFVTVSQSGGSPDLIEVTEAARRQGALTVSVTNTPDSPLRAAAELGVDIGAGVEKAVAATKTYSATLLALYLFIDAVRGGKGEDAERIGELAQRTLDGSAEGVQRAVDRYRFVDRVLTTGRGYSYATALEGSLKLAETSYLAARAYSGADLLHGPVAAVDGETAVLAATSAGRGGEAMREVLEAVGERGADVLAVGSAAADMPAALGIPVAPSAEELAPVLEVLPIQRIALGLSLARGGDPDSPRGLLKVTKTR; translated from the coding sequence ATGACCCGACAACATCCCGGCGAGCACATGGCCGCGGAAATCTCCGAGCAGCCTGCCGTACTGGCCGGGCTCGTCGAGCGGCGGGCCGGAATCGCGGATGTAGCTGAAAAGATTTCACAAAAGCCGCCGCGTTTCGCACTGCTCGCCGCCCGCGGTTCCAGCGACCACGCGGCGTTGTACGCGAAATACCTGATCGAGGTACTTCTCGGCCTTCCCGCCGGATTGGTCTCCCCGTCCACCGCGACCCTGTACGGCGCCCGTCCGGACCTGCGCGACGTGCTGTTCGTCACCGTCAGCCAGAGCGGCGGTTCCCCAGACCTGATCGAGGTCACCGAGGCTGCCCGGCGTCAGGGCGCACTGACGGTATCGGTCACGAACACCCCGGATTCACCGCTGCGCGCGGCGGCCGAGCTGGGCGTGGACATCGGCGCCGGGGTGGAGAAGGCGGTGGCCGCGACCAAGACGTACTCGGCGACGCTGCTCGCGCTGTATCTCTTCATCGACGCGGTCCGCGGCGGCAAGGGCGAGGACGCCGAGCGGATCGGCGAGCTGGCCCAGCGGACGCTCGACGGTTCGGCCGAAGGGGTGCAGCGGGCGGTGGACCGGTACCGCTTCGTGGACCGGGTGCTCACCACCGGCCGCGGCTACTCCTACGCGACCGCGCTCGAAGGCTCGCTCAAGCTGGCCGAGACGAGTTACCTGGCGGCCCGCGCGTACAGCGGTGCGGACCTGTTGCACGGTCCGGTGGCGGCCGTCGACGGGGAAACCGCGGTACTCGCCGCCACCAGCGCTGGTCGCGGCGGCGAGGCGATGCGCGAGGTGCTGGAAGCCGTCGGCGAACGCGGTGCGGACGTGCTCGCGGTCGGTTCCGCGGCTGCGGACATGCCCGCAGCACTGGGTATCCCGGTCGCGCCGAGTGCCGAGGAGCTGGCGCCGGTACTGGAGGTGCTGCCGATCCAGCGGATCGCGCTCGGGCTCTCCCTCGCCCGCGGCGGTGACCCGGACAGCCCGCGCGGACTGCTGAAAGTGACGAAAACCCGGTGA